In Myxococcus stipitatus, the following are encoded in one genomic region:
- a CDS encoding vWA domain-containing protein, with protein sequence MGKRAFKVLTVLTFVLLAIVGTLTFFGDNIRKYFGSSTVCLAGDSADALAPGPSTSARPSGVDSLQRKPMRNFGTGAYGDPEPAPPPPSRPGRTASNPYTLTSEDSLSTFAVDVDTASYALFRRAVKSDRTPATDTVRVEEWVNSFRYRIPEPTPTEGPFHVALEAAPSPFSPQQHLLKVSLQGRHLSKAQRKPTHLVFLVDISGSMEGDDRLGLAKKSMKLALAGLNPTDTVTLTTYAGDVRTVLEPTPASQAKAIHAAIDALRTGGGTNMGNGLELAYRHAIRKASANTVSRVVVLTDGDTNLGQNQTADSMLESIGKYVKEGVTLSTIGFGMGNYRDGLMERLANRGNGNSYYIDSEREARRVFQEQLGGTLEVIAQDVKIQVEFDKTAVKGYRLLGYENRAIADSDFRKDSVDAGEVGSGHTVTALYELDLTAEGTHVATVRVRAKKPGDSEAAEQRFNLERNQVRESLATASADLRFAIAVAGTADLLRGTTPNDDRSFARLHALAADATDGLDDREEFLTLLGKLRELLAPRTVKSARAQPY encoded by the coding sequence ATGGGCAAGCGCGCGTTCAAAGTCCTCACCGTCCTGACCTTCGTCCTGCTCGCCATCGTGGGCACCCTCACGTTCTTCGGCGACAACATCCGCAAGTACTTCGGCTCCAGCACCGTCTGCCTCGCGGGCGACTCGGCCGATGCACTCGCGCCAGGCCCCTCCACCTCCGCGCGCCCCAGCGGCGTCGACAGTCTCCAGCGCAAGCCCATGCGCAACTTCGGCACCGGCGCCTACGGCGACCCCGAACCCGCCCCACCCCCACCTTCGCGCCCAGGCCGCACCGCCTCCAATCCCTACACCCTCACCTCCGAGGACTCCCTCTCCACCTTCGCCGTGGACGTGGACACCGCCTCCTACGCCCTCTTCCGCCGCGCCGTGAAGAGCGACCGCACCCCCGCCACCGACACCGTCCGCGTGGAGGAGTGGGTCAACTCCTTCCGCTACCGCATCCCCGAACCCACCCCCACCGAGGGCCCCTTCCACGTCGCCCTCGAAGCCGCCCCCTCCCCCTTCTCTCCCCAACAACACCTCCTCAAGGTCAGCCTCCAGGGGCGCCACCTCTCCAAGGCCCAGCGCAAACCCACGCACCTCGTCTTCCTCGTCGACATCAGCGGCTCCATGGAAGGCGATGACCGCCTGGGCCTCGCCAAGAAGTCCATGAAGCTGGCCCTCGCGGGCCTCAACCCCACCGACACCGTCACCCTCACCACCTACGCCGGTGACGTGCGCACCGTCCTCGAACCCACCCCAGCGAGCCAAGCCAAAGCCATCCATGCCGCCATCGACGCCCTGCGCACCGGCGGCGGCACCAACATGGGCAACGGCCTGGAGCTCGCCTATCGACACGCCATCCGCAAGGCCAGCGCCAACACCGTCTCCCGCGTGGTCGTCCTCACCGACGGCGACACCAACCTCGGCCAGAACCAGACCGCGGACTCCATGCTGGAGAGCATCGGCAAATACGTGAAGGAAGGCGTCACCCTCTCCACCATCGGCTTCGGCATGGGCAACTACCGCGATGGCCTGATGGAACGTCTGGCCAATCGCGGCAACGGCAACTCCTACTACATCGACTCGGAGCGAGAGGCCCGCCGCGTCTTCCAGGAGCAACTCGGTGGCACCCTGGAAGTCATTGCCCAGGACGTCAAAATCCAGGTGGAGTTCGACAAGACCGCCGTGAAGGGCTACCGCCTGCTCGGCTACGAGAACCGCGCCATCGCCGACAGCGACTTCCGCAAGGACTCCGTCGACGCGGGCGAGGTCGGCTCCGGTCACACCGTCACCGCCCTCTACGAACTGGACCTCACCGCGGAAGGCACCCACGTCGCCACCGTGCGCGTCCGCGCCAAGAAGCCCGGCGACTCCGAAGCCGCCGAACAGCGCTTCAACCTCGAGCGAAACCAGGTGCGCGAATCCCTCGCCACCGCGTCCGCCGACCTGCGCTTCGCCATCGCCGTCGCCGGCACCGCCGACCTGCTGCGCGGCACCACACCCAACGACGACCGGAGCTTCGCGCGCCTCCACGCCCTCGCCGCCGATGCCACCGACGGA